In Sphaeramia orbicularis chromosome 7, fSphaOr1.1, whole genome shotgun sequence, one genomic interval encodes:
- the LOC115422871 gene encoding polyhomeotic-like protein 2: MTSGNGNSTGSQHNAEARPAQALVKAHILTHLVEGFVIQEGSEPFPVERPSFSIESLRRQTESKMDVLSPKEVKPQQEPMLTCELCGRVDFAYIFKRSKRFCSTFCAKRYNVGCTKRMGLFPNRKTTLENLKKQRALNGNHKNSTLEVKKKTPPSVQKPPVPVLSGPPSIHPAQAQSSQCSELSGYDLAPSPLLTPQRLPVVRGSDVALLTHSCLPSDPGKWNVDDVYEFICSLPGCLEIAEEFRCQEIDGQALLLLKEDHLMGTMNIKLGPALKIFAQISLLKDS, translated from the exons ATGACCTCTGGGAATGGGAATAGCACCGGCAGCCAACACAACGCAGAGGCCAGACCAGCCCAGGCCTTAGTCAAGGCCCACATCCTCACCCATCTGGTGGAGGGCTTTGTCATCCAGGAGGGGTCGGAGCCGTTCCCA gtggaaCGTCCGTCTTTCTCCATCGAGAGTCTGAGGAGACAAACAGAGTCAAAGATGGACGTCCTCTCACCAAAGG AGGTAAAGCCACAGCAGGAGCCCATGTTGACCTGTGAACTGTGTGGAAGGGTGGACTTCGCCTACATCTTCAAAAGGTCCAAGAGGTTCTGTTCAACCTTCTGTGCCAAACG ATACAACGTGGGATGCACCAAGAGAATGGGTCTGTTCCCAAACCGTAAAACCACCCTGGAGAACCTAAAGAAACAAAGAGCGCTCAATGGAAACCACAAAAATTCCACATTAGAGGTCAAAAAGAAG ACGCCTCCGTCTGTGCAAAAGCCTCCTGTTCCGGTTCTGTCCGGccctccgtccatccatccggcCCAGGCCCAGTCCAGCCAGTGTTCAGAACTGTCCGGATACGACCTGGCGCCCTCGCCTCTGCTGACCCCCCAGCGCCTCCCCGTGGTCCGAGGGTCCGACGTGGCCCTGCTGACCCACAGCTGTCTGCCCAGCGACCCGGGGAAGTGGAATGTGGACGACGTTTACGAGTTCATCTGTTCTCTACCGG GTTGTCTGGAGATCGCGGAGGAGTTCCGTTGTCAGGAGATTGACGGCCAGGCACTGCTGCTGCTCAAAGAAGACCACCTGATGGGAACCATGAACATCAAACTGGGCCCGGCGCTCAAAATCTTCGCTCAGATCAGCCTCCTCAAAGACTCGTAG